The window TCTGACCTTCGACACGGTGCGCGCGGCCGACGGCCGCGAGGTCCGGCTGATCGCGGCGGGCGAGATCGATCTGAGCAACGTCGACGACCTGAAGTCTGCGCTGAGCGCCGCGATCGGTGAGACCGCCGCGGCCGGAGCGGTGCTCGTCGTCGACTTCGCCGCGGTGGAGTACGTCGACAGCGCGGCCATCAACGTTCTGTCCGCCGACTCCGAGACGATCCACAAAATCGTGGTTCATCCGTTTCTGCTGACCACGTTCAGGGTCAGTGGCCTGACCGAACTCGTGACCGTCGAGGCGGCGGCGATCTGATCCGGTCACGGAGACGGCGACGCAGGGTCCGGGCGCGTCCCGGACGTGTCCTCGCGGGCGTCGACTGGTTGGATGGGTGAGGTATGCACGCGGCACGCGGTGAAGCACCCCGGTACACACCTGGAATCCGGGCGGCTGATCCGTGGCGTCCGCAGGTAGTGGAGAGCGGCCCGTGACCGGCCCCGGGCCGGCCGGTCTCGACGCGAGCGACGGTCTGGTCGCCGTCGGCACGCCGATCGACCTGGACAACTGCGCGCGGGAGCCGATCCACATCCCCGGCAGTGTCCAGCCCCGCGGAGTTCTCGTCGTGGTGCGCGAGCCCGAATTCGAGGTCAGGCAGGTCAGCGCCAACGTCGAGGAACTGCTCGGACACCCTGTCGAGTCGGTACTGGGCCGGCATCTGTCGGCACTGATGGGGGCTTCCCAGGCTGCGAGAGTGCAACAGGCGGCGTCGATCGTGGGCGATCTGCACCGCCGCAACCCGGTGGAGTGCGTTCTCGATGTCCGCGGAAAGTCGCTCGAGTTCGATGCGATCCTGCACCGCGAGCCCGGCGGTGTGCTGTTGGTCGAGCTGGAGGTGGCCTTCG is drawn from Mycolicibacterium gilvum and contains these coding sequences:
- a CDS encoding STAS domain-containing protein; the encoded protein is MPTFLTFDTVRAADGREVRLIAAGEIDLSNVDDLKSALSAAIGETAAAGAVLVVDFAAVEYVDSAAINVLSADSETIHKIVVHPFLLTTFRVSGLTELVTVEAAAI